Proteins from a genomic interval of Methanolacinia paynteri:
- a CDS encoding Nre family DNA repair protein — protein sequence MRAGLCAECKGRGFCGLKECPITKRFYAGLRTRVTKEYMGESPSVFIGSRNYPSVSGGPLMIGESDDPEDWVRRNYSIDDIVGIRAGTIRGNSRYKVKQALPDLPIQEIALSKKPLDVEVAFEKPVSFDLKFDGILAPVGLSGSIEKLKVLDNASVPVVVDRITSDTDLKATEGVIELYKSGIDHHYITQLLTSGQLGVKRHIVPTRWGITAVDDTISYALKREVMRNPQVSGITMLTASLHANRIICVLLPGEFRFEMIEIWGQGSMWGGSEGDTIVVDSEGEKRKTNYSPITGAYYSARLAVLEYLRSTGRCASVLVVRQVSKDYWAPLGTWVIREASRKAMNSVPISFDDTAAVEAEINMILGSRQWRSYSRLLNDIKSQKRLSDFF from the coding sequence ATGAGAGCTGGTCTTTGTGCTGAATGCAAGGGCCGCGGGTTCTGCGGCCTGAAAGAGTGTCCTATTACTAAGAGATTTTATGCCGGGCTTAGGACCAGAGTAACAAAGGAATACATGGGGGAATCGCCGTCTGTTTTTATCGGGAGCAGAAATTATCCTTCTGTCTCGGGCGGACCCCTGATGATCGGTGAATCGGACGATCCTGAAGACTGGGTCCGCAGAAATTATTCCATCGACGATATTGTAGGAATCCGTGCAGGGACCATAAGAGGAAATTCGCGTTATAAAGTAAAACAGGCATTGCCGGATCTGCCGATCCAGGAGATTGCACTTTCTAAGAAACCTCTTGATGTCGAGGTTGCATTTGAAAAACCGGTATCCTTCGACCTGAAATTCGACGGAATCCTTGCACCTGTAGGGCTTTCGGGATCTATCGAGAAACTGAAGGTGCTCGATAACGCTTCAGTGCCTGTTGTCGTAGACAGGATAACTTCCGATACCGATCTTAAAGCCACCGAAGGGGTAATCGAGCTGTACAAATCTGGGATCGATCACCATTACATCACCCAGCTCCTGACATCCGGACAATTAGGAGTAAAGCGGCATATTGTTCCGACAAGATGGGGTATAACGGCTGTCGACGACACGATATCATACGCCCTTAAAAGGGAAGTCATGAGAAACCCCCAGGTGTCGGGTATTACGATGCTTACAGCATCGCTTCATGCGAACAGGATCATCTGCGTTCTTCTGCCGGGCGAATTCAGGTTCGAGATGATCGAGATCTGGGGCCAGGGAAGCATGTGGGGCGGCAGCGAAGGGGATACCATCGTCGTTGATTCCGAGGGAGAGAAGAGGAAGACGAATTACTCTCCTATAACAGGTGCATATTACTCAGCAAGGCTCGCAGTCCTTGAATATCTAAGGAGTACCGGGCGGTGCGCTTCGGTGCTTGTGGTAAGACAGGTCTCAAAGGATTACTGGGCCCCGCTCGGCACATGGGTTATCCGGGAGGCATCACGAAAGGCGATGAACTCTGTTCCCATAAGTTTCGATGATACGGCCGCAGTCGAGGCGGAGATCAACATGATCCTCGGTTCAAGACAGTGGAGGAGCTACAGCAGGCTCTTAAACGATATAAAGTCGCAGAAAAGGTTATCTGATTTTTTCTGA
- a CDS encoding ATP-dependent DNA ligase translates to MQFSEFSEICEKLEKISGRLDTIDMIASHLPELDDQELPIFIRFLMGRIFPDWSQDKIGIGPNLVFESVAYVAGNDRSKVVREINKQGDVGTAVENILSKKEQTSFFSENPDLRDVYSDFVYLASIEGNRSQKEKLKVVRKLFANAGGAEGKYLSRLILGELRIGIGEGNIRDAIAKAFNVPTESVEHAYQAANDLGEIAVIAKKGAEELREVRISLFRPVKMMLAKQGTITGMVEEQGAIAAEYKYDGTRFQFHKSGDKCRIYSRKLEEVTSAIPDIVDILVKTTGHDVILDGEVIAVDGNGNPMPFQHVLKRFRRKHDIASHIENIRLVPNIFDILYLDGETLIDRSFEERRKILVENVSSHVAPQIVSDDIATIEAFYREALDAGHEGIMIKSLKSAYTPGQRVRQWIKIKPSVDTIDLAVVGAEWGEGKRAHLFGSFILACQDESGRLLRISKVATGFSDEALAGVYDLLKDKEISESGKVVNFEPEVVFEVGYAEIQKSTNYEAGYALRFPRFIRFRDDKGIDEIETISSIEDRFRAQSEKIR, encoded by the coding sequence ATGCAGTTTAGCGAATTCTCAGAGATCTGTGAGAAGCTGGAGAAGATCTCCGGAAGGCTTGATACGATAGACATGATCGCATCCCATCTTCCCGAACTGGACGACCAAGAGCTCCCGATATTTATCAGGTTCCTGATGGGCAGGATCTTTCCCGACTGGAGCCAGGACAAGATCGGGATCGGGCCGAATCTTGTATTCGAGTCGGTTGCATATGTCGCAGGGAACGACAGGAGCAAAGTCGTCAGGGAGATCAACAAACAAGGCGATGTGGGGACTGCTGTTGAAAATATCCTCTCCAAAAAAGAACAGACGTCATTTTTTTCAGAAAACCCCGATCTCAGGGATGTATATTCGGATTTCGTCTATCTTGCCTCGATAGAAGGGAACCGGTCTCAGAAGGAAAAGCTGAAAGTAGTCAGGAAACTTTTCGCAAATGCGGGTGGGGCCGAAGGGAAATACCTTTCAAGGCTGATCCTCGGTGAACTCAGGATAGGAATAGGTGAAGGCAACATCCGCGACGCGATCGCAAAGGCGTTCAATGTCCCGACTGAGTCGGTCGAGCATGCGTACCAGGCGGCAAACGATCTCGGCGAGATCGCGGTAATTGCAAAAAAAGGGGCTGAAGAATTAAGAGAGGTCAGGATCTCGCTCTTCAGGCCGGTAAAGATGATGCTTGCAAAGCAGGGAACGATCACCGGGATGGTTGAGGAACAGGGCGCAATTGCTGCGGAGTACAAATACGACGGAACCAGATTCCAGTTCCACAAATCCGGCGATAAATGCAGGATATACTCGAGAAAACTTGAAGAGGTCACCAGTGCGATTCCCGATATCGTCGACATTCTCGTTAAAACGACCGGACACGATGTTATACTCGACGGTGAGGTCATCGCGGTCGACGGGAACGGAAATCCGATGCCTTTCCAGCACGTCCTGAAGAGATTCAGGAGAAAACACGATATCGCATCGCATATTGAAAATATCAGACTCGTCCCGAACATATTCGATATTCTCTATCTCGACGGGGAGACTCTCATCGACAGATCCTTTGAAGAGAGAAGAAAAATCCTCGTGGAGAATGTCTCATCACATGTAGCCCCGCAGATAGTTTCCGACGATATTGCAACCATCGAAGCGTTCTACAGGGAAGCGCTCGACGCCGGCCACGAGGGAATAATGATCAAATCGCTCAAATCGGCATATACACCGGGACAGAGGGTTCGCCAGTGGATAAAGATTAAGCCCTCCGTCGATACTATAGACCTTGCAGTAGTCGGTGCGGAATGGGGCGAAGGGAAACGCGCCCATCTCTTCGGATCCTTCATCCTCGCGTGCCAGGACGAATCCGGAAGGCTTCTCAGGATCTCGAAGGTTGCGACGGGTTTCTCAGACGAGGCTCTCGCAGGAGTATATGATCTCCTGAAGGACAAGGAGATCTCCGAGTCCGGCAAGGTGGTAAATTTCGAGCCTGAAGTTGTGTTTGAGGTAGGGTATGCCGAGATCCAAAAGAGTACCAATTACGAGGCCGGCTATGCACTCAGGTTCCCGAGGTTCATCCGCTTCAGGGACGACAAGGGTATTGACGAGATCGAAACGATCTCATCGATTGAAGATCGTTTCAGGGCACAGTCAGAAAAAATCAGATAA